The proteins below are encoded in one region of Chloroflexota bacterium:
- a CDS encoding response regulator transcription factor: protein MFMQRILIIADDPLARAGIAALLAKQPNCQVVGQSAREEIIADVIAVYRPDVIVVDWRVSSDAREFGAPVLALVSDANSAREAWLAGARGVLLRQASGEQIAAALGAVVEGLTVFEPSLAASVFPARESSRDALREELTPRESQVLRLLAEGKSNKTIARELDISEHTVKFHVNAILGKLNAQSRTEAVVIATRLGLVML from the coding sequence TTGTTTATGCAGCGAATCTTGATTATCGCGGACGATCCGCTCGCGCGGGCGGGCATTGCGGCGTTACTGGCAAAGCAACCGAATTGTCAAGTCGTCGGACAAAGTGCGCGCGAAGAAATTATCGCCGATGTCATCGCGGTGTATCGTCCTGATGTGATCGTGGTGGACTGGCGCGTGTCCAGCGACGCGCGCGAGTTTGGCGCGCCCGTGCTCGCGCTCGTGTCCGATGCGAACTCTGCGCGCGAAGCGTGGCTCGCCGGCGCGCGCGGTGTTTTGCTTCGCCAAGCATCGGGCGAACAAATCGCGGCGGCGCTCGGCGCGGTCGTCGAGGGATTGACGGTGTTCGAGCCGTCACTCGCGGCGAGTGTTTTCCCCGCGCGCGAATCGTCGCGCGACGCGCTCCGCGAAGAATTGACGCCGCGCGAATCCCAGGTCTTGCGTCTGCTCGCGGAAGGAAAATCGAACAAGACGATTGCGCGCGAGCTCGACATCAGCGAGCACACAGTCAAATTCCACGTTAATGCCATCCTCGGCAAACTGAACGCGCAGAGCCGCACCGAAGCGGTCGTCATCGCGACGCGGCTGGGACTGGTGATGTTGTAA
- a CDS encoding GHMP kinase has protein sequence MAPIRICDNGGWTDTWFARYGKIFNIAVSPYAQVQVAVYPSGSREHIVVHAENYDERYVVQPDHHWGRHPLIEATIEYMRVPSDMCIEVTIFSKAPSGASTGTSAAMTVALIAALDQLAPGYMSPHEMATAAHRIETELLHQQSGIQDQLGAAYGGINLIEMVEYPQASVSAIQVPPAIARELERRLVLIYLGKSHHSSQIHETVIQSLTDAGPDCKPLNDLRRTAERSRDALYAGDFAAFGSAMIDNTDAQGRLHPSLISADAQRVIDIAQAHGAVGWKVNGAGGEGGSITLLGNEVAHAKREMVRQIEQAHRLYKNIPINLSSTGVCVWRVRDNMVIDGGA, from the coding sequence ATGGCTCCCATCCGCATTTGCGACAATGGCGGGTGGACCGACACCTGGTTTGCGCGTTATGGCAAGATCTTCAACATCGCGGTCTCGCCCTATGCGCAAGTCCAAGTGGCTGTTTACCCATCAGGTTCACGGGAACACATCGTCGTGCATGCCGAAAACTATGACGAACGCTACGTTGTGCAGCCAGACCATCACTGGGGCAGGCATCCCCTCATCGAGGCGACTATCGAGTACATGCGAGTTCCATCGGACATGTGTATCGAGGTAACGATTTTTTCGAAAGCGCCCAGCGGGGCTTCCACCGGCACGTCGGCGGCGATGACCGTCGCGTTGATCGCGGCGCTGGATCAACTCGCGCCCGGCTACATGTCGCCACATGAAATGGCAACAGCTGCTCACCGGATCGAGACCGAACTGCTCCATCAGCAATCCGGCATCCAGGATCAACTTGGTGCCGCGTACGGCGGTATCAATTTGATTGAGATGGTCGAGTATCCGCAGGCGTCGGTCTCCGCCATCCAGGTTCCGCCTGCGATTGCACGCGAATTGGAACGACGCTTGGTCCTGATTTATCTTGGCAAGTCACACCATTCCTCTCAAATCCATGAAACCGTCATCCAGTCGCTTACCGATGCGGGACCAGACTGCAAACCCTTGAACGATTTGCGGCGTACCGCTGAACGGTCGCGCGACGCGCTGTACGCCGGCGACTTCGCCGCATTCGGTTCGGCGATGATTGACAACACGGACGCGCAAGGACGGTTACACCCTTCTCTGATCAGCGCCGATGCTCAACGGGTGATTGACATTGCGCAGGCGCACGGTGCGGTGGGTTGGAAAGTGAATGGGGCGGGCGGCGAGGGTGGATCAATCACGCTACTCGGCAATGAGGTTGCACATGCCAAGCGCGAGATGGTCCGTCAGATTGAGCAGGCACACCGACTCTATAAGAACATTCCGATCAACTTGAGTAGCACCGGGGTGTGTGTCTGGCGGGTCAGAGATAATATGGTGATAGACGGTGGCGCATGA